The proteins below come from a single Eucalyptus grandis isolate ANBG69807.140 chromosome 3, ASM1654582v1, whole genome shotgun sequence genomic window:
- the LOC104436639 gene encoding LOW QUALITY PROTEIN: potassium channel AKT1 (The sequence of the model RefSeq protein was modified relative to this genomic sequence to represent the inferred CDS: inserted 1 base in 1 codon; deleted 1 base in 1 codon), with product MAGADRSRRGVFGVSLACGEEEFQDLSRDGSHYSLSTSILPSLGARSSRRIKLRRFIVSPYDRYYRCWETLLVVLVAYTAWVSPFEFGFLRDPAIALSIIDNVVNAFFAIDIILTFFVAYLDKTTYLLVDNPKKIAWKYTTTWFAFDLISTIPSELARKIFPSNFNSYGLFNMLRLWRLRRVSALFSRLEKDRNYNYFWVRCAKLICVTLFAVHCAGCFYYLLAARYRDPKRTWIGAIMENFLEQSLWIRYVTSIYWSITTLTTVGYGDLHPVNTREMLFDIFYMLFNLGLTAYLIGNMTNLVVHGTSRTRKFRDTIQAASSFSLRNQLPPRLQDQMLAHLCLKYRTNSEGLQQQEILESLPKAIRSSISHYLFYSLVDKVYLFHGVSNDLLFQLVSEMKAEYFPPKEDVILQNEAPTDFYILVTGAVDLLVMKNGTEQVIGEAKTXDLCGEIGVLCYRPQLFTVRTKRLSQLLRLNRTTFLNIVQANVGDGTIIMNNLLQHLKDLKDPTMEGVLLETENMLARGRMDLPLSLCFATMRGDDLLLNQLLKRGLDPNESDNSGRTSLHIAASKGSENCVLLLLDFEADPNRRDSEGSVPLWEAMLGGHDPVVKLLAENGANISSGDVGQFACTAAEQNNLYLLKEIVHYGGDVTLPSSHGNTALHIAVSEDNLEIVKFLLEEGADMDKPDTFGWTPRDLADQQGHEEIKLLFQSSEDAKPQSVIAIPEKHHEARSLGRFTSEPMIRPASRESNVEGSWGQSRPRRRSNNFHNSLFGVMSAAHNGKKREMPFPVDQVRSVKSGIDPARVTISCPEIGDSAGKLVLLPGSLEELLQTGAKKFGFMPAKILMKNGAEVDDIEVIRDGDHLIFVGSNGRSREDHNYYSLS from the exons ATGGCGGGTGCTGACCGCTCCAGAAGGGGCGTGTTCGGGGTCTCGCTCGCGTGCGGCGAGGAAGAGTTCCAGGACCTGTCCCGCGACGGCAGCCACTACAGCCTCTCCACCAGCATCCTGCCTTCTCTCGGCGCCCGGAGCAGCCGCCGCATCAAGCTCCGGCGGTTCATCGTCTCGCCTTACGATCGTTATTACAG GTGTTGGGAGACTCTCCTTGTCGTTCTGGTTGCCTACACAGCTTGGGTGTCGCCTTTTGAATTTGGGTTTCTGAGAGATCCAGCGATAGCATTGTCCATTATCGATAATGTCGTCAATGCATTCTTCGCCATAGACATCATATTGACGTTCTTCGTTGCTTATCTTGAC AAAACTACTTACCTTCTTGTCGATAATCCAAAGAAAATTGCTTGGAAATACACTACCACGTGGTTTGCCTTCGATTTAATATCCACGATTCCATCTGAACTTGCTCGGAAAATATTCCCATCAAATTTCAATTCCTATGGCCTCTTTAACATGCTTCGCCTTTGGCGTCTACGAAGAGTCAGTGCCTTATTTTCCAG ATTGGAGAAAGACAGGAACTATAACTACTTCTGGGTTCGATGTGCAAAACTCATTTGT GTCACCCTTTTTGCTGTTCATTGCGCTGGGTGCTTCTATTACCTCCTCGCTGCACGATATCGAGATCCTAAAAGGACATGGATTGGTGCCATAATGGAGAACTTCCTTGAGCAGAGTCTGTGGATCCGGTATGTGACTTCAATTTACTGGTCAATCACTACTCTAACGACGGTTGGCTATGGGGACCTGCATCCTGTCAATACAAGGGAGATGCTCTTTGACATCTTCTACATGCTCTTCAACCTTGGGTTGACTGCTTACTTGATTGGTAATATGACCAACTTAGTCGTTCATGGGACAAGCCGAACCCGAAAATTT AGAGATACCATACAAGCTGCTTCAAGCTTCTCCCTGAGGAACCAACTGCCTCCTCGGCTGCAAGATCAGATGCTAGCACATTTATGTTTGAAGTACCGAACAAATTCGGAGGGACTGCAGCAACAAGAGATTCTCGAGTCACTCCCTAAAGCGATCCGTTCAAGCATTTCGCATTACCTTTTTTACTCTCTAGTGGATAAAGTGTACTTATTCCATGGGGTTTCAAACGACTTGCTCTTCCAGCTG GTTTCAGAGATGAAGGCTGaatattttcctccaaaagaggATGTGATTTTGCAAAATGAGGCGCCTACAGATTTCTACATACTTGTCACTGGTGCTGTG GATCTGCTGGTAATGAAGAATGGAACCGAACAG GTTATTGGTGAAGCTAAAA GAGATCTCTGTGGTGAGATTGGCGTGCTTTGTTATAGACCGCAGCTCTTCACAGTGAGGACCAAACGGTTGAGCCAGCTGCTGCGGCTGAATCGTACTACGTTTCTTAATATCGTCCAGGCTAATGTTGGTGACGGGACTATTATAATGAACAACCTCCTTCAG CATTTGAAAGATCTCAAAGATCCAACCATGGAGGGTGTCTTGCTGGAGACAGAGAACATGTTGGCTCGTGGTAGGATGGACCTGCCTCTCAGTTTGTGCTTTGCGACAATGAGAGGAGATGACTTATTACTAAACCAATTGTTGAAACGAGGTCTCGATCCAAATGAATCAGACAACAGTGGGAGGACTTCACTG CATATTGCAGCATCTAAAGGAAGCGAGAATTGCGTGCTTCTTCTACTGGATTTTGAGGCAGATCCTAACAGGCGAG ACTCAGAGGGAAGTGTGCCGCTTTGGGAGGCCATGCTGGGCGGTCATGACCCCGTTGTCAAGTTGTTGGCTGAAAATGGTGCGAATATAAGCTCTGGAGATGTCGGCCAATTCGCATGCACCGCGGCTGAACAGAACAACCTTTACCTACTCAAAGAGATTGTGCATTATGGAGGGGACGTCACACTTCCCAGCAGCCACGGGAACACAGCCCTCCACATTGCTGTCTCCGAAGACAACCTCGAGATTGTGAAGTTCCTTCTGGAGGAAGGGGCTGACATGGACAAGCCAGACACCTTTGGCTGGACGCCGCGGGATTTGGCTGACCAACAGGGGCATGAGGAGATAAAACTCCTGTTCCAATCGTCCGAAGATGCCAAGCCACAGTCCGTCATAGCCATACCTGAGAAACACCATGAGGCCCGCTCCCTAGGGAGGTTCACTAGCGAGCCGATGATCCGTCCGGCATCACGGGAAAGCAACGTGGAGGGATCGTGGGGCCAGAGCCGCCCGAGGCGTCGGAGCAACAACTTCCACAATTCTCTGTTTGGGGTTATGTCAGCTGCGCACAACGGCAAGAAGAGGGAGATGCCTTTTCCGGTCGATCAAGTTCGTAGTGTCAAGAGTGGCATCGACCCGGCAAGGGTGACCATCAGTTGTCCTGAGATAGGAGATAGTGCAGGGAAGCTAGTGCTGCTTCCGGGGAGCTTGGAAGAGCTCCTTCAGACTGGAGCTAAGAAGTTCGGTTTCATGCCTGCCAAGATTCTAATGAAGAACGGCGCGGAGGTGGACGACATCGAGGTGATTAGGGATGGCGACCATCTTATCTTTGTCGGCAGCAATGGCAGGTCGAGGGAAGACCATAACTACTACTCACTGAGCTAA